The sequence AAAGAAGTTATCAAAGAGATTGACGGCAACACCGCAAAATTGAAAAAGACAGAACCCAAATTTTATTCCATAACGATAAACCCAAGCAAGTATGAATTGAAACAGTTACAAAACAACAGTAGCGATTTAAAGGTATATACCCGAGAGGTGATGAAAGACTATGTGGCATCATTTAACAGGGAAATTAATGGTAGACCCATTACCATTGATGATATAAAATATTATGCGAAGATTGAACACCAACGCAATTTTAAAGGAACTGATTTTCAGGTAAAAGAAAACCAACCCTATGCTACTAAAATACTTCAGTTGAAACAAGACATACGAAAAATTGAAAACGGAAAACTGGAAGGCAATATTTCAATACTAAAGAAAAGGATCAATCAACTTGAAAAAGAAGCTCCTCATCAACAAAATGGGAAGCGAATAGTTCAAGGAATGAAAAAAGAAGGTAACCAAAGCCATATCCATATTATCGTAAGCCGAAAAGATACTTCCAATTCGGTGAGCTTATCTCCAGGAAGTAAATACAAAGCTTCAGAAGTAATTATGAACGGGAAAAACGTCAAACGAGGTTTCGATAGGGATTCATTTTTTTCTCGAGCTGAAAAAACCTTTGATAAGCAATTTGGGTGCAAGCGAAACTATGCAGAAACCTATCAAGCCAAAAAAGATTTCATAAAAAATCCCAAGCTGTATTTTTCGGCATTAATGGGATTGCCCACTACCGAAAAGGCGGCAGCTTTTAAAATCTTGGGCAAATCAGGAATACCAATGATAAACATTCCAACCAATAAAGCACAATTGGCCATTAAAGCATTTAAACGACTTAAAAAAGGTGTAGATATTGCCATTAAATCAAGCTCTATTGGGATATGAGTTGTTCAGTGGCACATATCATTTTGTATATCATTGCTCCAACACTGTTTTTATGTACAATACTTTATGTGTTTTTAAGTGCTTCAGGTAGTAAAGCGGACAAGAAATATCAAGTCCAATTCAAAATCAAATCAGGAACATTTCAAATTGATAATATCAAACGTGGGGCTTCGGTAATCGGTTCTGCAGGTAGTGGAAAAACCGAAAGTGTGGTTTATAATTTTCTAAAGCATTTCAGCCAGTATTCCTTTTGTGGCGTTATCCACGACTACAAACATTTTGAACTCACCGAGATTGCATATCCTTTATTCAATGCAGCCAAAATTCCATTTTACATCATCTCGTTT is a genomic window of Flagellimonas sp. CMM7 containing:
- the mobB gene encoding MobB family relaxase, which codes for MYITITPQKLGGSYSQSVADYVDYLEKENQGLEQQDMEHFFNQYGDEISAKEVIKEIDGNTAKLKKTEPKFYSITINPSKYELKQLQNNSSDLKVYTREVMKDYVASFNREINGRPITIDDIKYYAKIEHQRNFKGTDFQVKENQPYATKILQLKQDIRKIENGKLEGNISILKKRINQLEKEAPHQQNGKRIVQGMKKEGNQSHIHIIVSRKDTSNSVSLSPGSKYKASEVIMNGKNVKRGFDRDSFFSRAEKTFDKQFGCKRNYAETYQAKKDFIKNPKLYFSALMGLPTTEKAAAFKILGKSGIPMINIPTNKAQLAIKAFKRLKKGVDIAIKSSSIGI